One genomic segment of Mangifera indica cultivar Alphonso chromosome 6, CATAS_Mindica_2.1, whole genome shotgun sequence includes these proteins:
- the LOC123219505 gene encoding MADS-box protein defh21-like isoform X2 has translation MGRGKIVITKIENRTNRQVTFSKRRVGLLKKTHELSVLCDAQIGLIIFSSTGKLFEYCSETTSMEQLIRRYQLAKGMRIPETINHDVGQIHDELRRMRRETQNLQLSLQRYTCDDLSCVNYEELAELEHQLERSIIKVRARKFELLQQQADNMRRKGRLLEEENEQIYGLIRDHEAAAWQQQQAQAAEAVLTMATKIEEPRQVLEQFPFAGEAQPRGVLELAIPDCHPYRLQPLQPNLQDFNLHCPNYE, from the exons ATGGGAAGGGGAAAGATAGTCATCACCAAGATCGAGAACCGGACGAACAGGCAAGTTACCTTCTCAAAACGCCGTGTTGGGCTCCTCAAGAAGACTCATGAACTCTCTGTGCTGTGTGATGCTCAAATAGGCCTCATCATCTTCTCCAGCACTGGAAAATTGTTTGAGTACTGCAGTGAAACCACCAG CATGGAGCAGCTGATAAGAAGGTATCAGCTGGCCAAAGGAATGAGAATTCCGGAGACCATTAATCACGATGTG GGACAAATTCATGATGAATTAAGAAGAATGAGAAGGGAAACCCAGAATCTTCAACTGAGTCTGCAACGCTACACTTGCGATGACTTGAGCTGTGTGAATTATGAAGAACTGGCTGAACTTGAACACCAACTTGAACGCTCAATTATCAAAGTTCGAGCCAGAAAG TTTGAGCTCTTGCAGCAGCAGGCAGACAATATGAGGAGGAAG GGGCGACTGTTAGAGGAGGAAAACGAACAAATATATGGACTA ATTAGGGACCATGAGGCAGCTGCCTGGCAGCAACAGCAAGCACAGGCAGCTGAAGCAGTGTTAACAATGGCAACAAAAATCGAAGAGCCTCGACAGGTGCTCGAACAATTCCCGTTTGCCGGCGAGGCACAGCCCCGTGGTGTTCTTGAGCTCGCCATTCCTGATTGTCACCCCTACAGGCTTCAGCCTCTTCAGCCAAATCTTCAAGACTTCAATCTTCACTGCCCCAATTATG AATGA
- the LOC123219505 gene encoding MADS-box protein defh21-like isoform X1 produces MGRGKIVITKIENRTNRQVTFSKRRVGLLKKTHELSVLCDAQIGLIIFSSTGKLFEYCSETTSMEQLIRRYQLAKGMRIPETINHDVGQIHDELRRMRRETQNLQLSLQRYTCDDLSCVNYEELAELEHQLERSIIKVRARKFELLQQQADNMRRKFFVEHSTGSSESWPYCIRTELNDSGRLLEEENEQIYGLIRDHEAAAWQQQQAQAAEAVLTMATKIEEPRQVLEQFPFAGEAQPRGVLELAIPDCHPYRLQPLQPNLQDFNLHCPNYE; encoded by the exons ATGGGAAGGGGAAAGATAGTCATCACCAAGATCGAGAACCGGACGAACAGGCAAGTTACCTTCTCAAAACGCCGTGTTGGGCTCCTCAAGAAGACTCATGAACTCTCTGTGCTGTGTGATGCTCAAATAGGCCTCATCATCTTCTCCAGCACTGGAAAATTGTTTGAGTACTGCAGTGAAACCACCAG CATGGAGCAGCTGATAAGAAGGTATCAGCTGGCCAAAGGAATGAGAATTCCGGAGACCATTAATCACGATGTG GGACAAATTCATGATGAATTAAGAAGAATGAGAAGGGAAACCCAGAATCTTCAACTGAGTCTGCAACGCTACACTTGCGATGACTTGAGCTGTGTGAATTATGAAGAACTGGCTGAACTTGAACACCAACTTGAACGCTCAATTATCAAAGTTCGAGCCAGAAAG TTTGAGCTCTTGCAGCAGCAGGCAGACAATATGAGGAGGAAG TTTTTTGTCGAACACAGTACCGGTTCGAGCGAGAGTTGGCCGTATTGTATTAGAACTGAGCTTAATGATTCG GGGCGACTGTTAGAGGAGGAAAACGAACAAATATATGGACTA ATTAGGGACCATGAGGCAGCTGCCTGGCAGCAACAGCAAGCACAGGCAGCTGAAGCAGTGTTAACAATGGCAACAAAAATCGAAGAGCCTCGACAGGTGCTCGAACAATTCCCGTTTGCCGGCGAGGCACAGCCCCGTGGTGTTCTTGAGCTCGCCATTCCTGATTGTCACCCCTACAGGCTTCAGCCTCTTCAGCCAAATCTTCAAGACTTCAATCTTCACTGCCCCAATTATG AATGA